Part of the Streptomyces europaeiscabiei genome is shown below.
GGTGAGTTCGGCGCGTACGGACTCGGTGTCGTCGCCGAGGATCCAGCTGGTGTCCGTGGGCCCGGTGACCTCGAACAGGACGGGGGGCGCGGCGTGGAGGGCCGGGCCGAGGATGCGGACGGCCAGGCGGACCAGGGACCAGAGGTGCTCGTCGGGGGGCGGGGGGACGGGGAGGCCGAGCGCGCGGCCGATGTCGTCCGTGTGGATCCACGCCTCGAAGGCGCGGACCACGAAGTGGTCGGCGACCGGCAGCCGCAGGCCCATCACCGTGACCGGCCGGGCGGCGAGCTCGGGGTCGCCGGCCTCGGGCGTGGCCAGCAGCGCGGCGGCCTGCGCCGCCCAGGTGGCGACCGTCTCCCCGGGGGTGCGCCCGTGCTCGTGGGCGATGACGTCGGCGGTACGCCTGTCCCAGGCGTCCCCGGCGGGCATCCCCTCCGGGATGTGCGAGGCGGGCAGGCGCGTGTCGAGGCCCAGGCGTACGGCCAGGTGCTCGTCGGCCGCGACAAGGTGCGCAACGGTGGCGTGCGCGTCCCAGCCGTGCACGACCGGCGTGCCCCAGCGGTCGTCCAACTCCGGGACCAGCGCCTGGAGTCCGGCCACGGCGGCTGCGTACGGGGCGGCGTGGTGGGCGATCTCGGCGGCGCGGGGCCGGCGGGAGCGGAGGGCGAGCGCGAGGACACCGTCGGCGCTTCCGTTCACGGAACCACCGGGCACGGCACTCGGTCCCGGCGTGCCGTCCAGCAGGCGTACGGTGTCGCGGAGCCGTTCGGCCTCCGCCGCGCACGACTCACAGCCGGCCAGGTGCAGGGGGACCGTGCGCCGGTCGCCGGGTGGGAGCGCGCCGACCGCCCAGGCGGCCAGCAGCTCCCGTACGCCGTCGTGGTCGTTGGTCATCGCGCGCCGCCCTTTCGCCCTGCCACGTCCACGATACGCACGCTCCGCGCGGCCCGGACGGCGGTGTACGCCCCCATCACGCGCCCCTCACCACTGCCGGGTCCGGTGGGTCCGCGAGGGACTCCGCCAGCTTGCGCAGGGCCGAGCGGAGCCGGGTCTTCGCGGTGCCCTCGGGTATGCCCAGTTCGGCGGCGGCCTGGCGGTAGGTGCGGCCCGCGAAGTAGGCGAGGTGGACCACCTCCCGCTGGGGGCGCGGGAGTTCGGCGAGGGCGGTGTGCAGCAGGAGGGAGAGCTCCCGGTCGACGACCGCCTCGTCCGGGCCGGGCCCGGCGTCGGGGATGGCGTGCAGCGCGGAGTCGTCGGCGCGGGCGTCCTTGCGGTGCCGGGCCTCGCCGCGCACCCAGTCCACGGCCCGCCGGTGGGCGACCATGGACAGCCAGGTGCGCAGCGAGCCCCGGCGCGCATCGAAGCCGTACGGCCTGCTCCACAGCTGGGCGAAGACCTCCTGCGCCACGTCCTCGGCGGCCGCCGGGCTGCGGGTGACCCGTACGGCCACCCGCCGGACGAGTCCCCCGTACGCCGCGTACGCCTCACGCAGCGCGGACTCGTCCCCGTACACCAGCCGCCGATGCAACTCCACATCGGTGAACGGCTGTTCGAGCGTCGGCTCCACCGGCACCACCACCTAGTGATGCCTTCCTAGCGTCCGAGGCACGGTCCGCGCCAGTGGGTCTCGGAAGTCAGTCGGACAGAACGTCCAGGAGCCGGTCGACGTGCCCTCGCGTGTTGTACAGGTGGAAGGCGGCCCGCAGATGGCCCGCGCGGTCGGAGATCTCGACCCCCGCGCGGCTCAATTCCGCCTGCCGGTGGCCGAGTCCGGGTACCGACACGATCGCCGATCCGGGCGCCGGAACCGGCTCGTGGCCGAGGCCGGCCAGGCCCGCGCGGAACCGGTCGGCCAGCGCCAGGTCGTGATCGCGCACGTTCGCCACGCCCAGCTCCTCGATCAGCGCCAGGGACCGGCGGGCGCCCGCGTACGAGAAGAGGCTGGGGCTCTCGTCGAACCGGCGGGCGGAGTCGGCGAGTTCCTCGATGGGGCCGTAGCAGCTGTCCCACGGCTCCTGCCCCGCGACCCAGCCGGCGAAGACGGGGGTGAGGCCGCCGAGGTCCTCCGGGACGACGAGGAAGGTCACTCCGCGGGGGCAGACGAGCCACTTGAAGGCGACGGAGACGACGTAGTCGTACACGTCCGCCTCGATCGGCAGCCAGCCGACGGACTGCGACGCGTCCACGTACGTACGCGCCCCGTGCGCCCGCGCGGCCTCGCGGATCGCGTCCAGGTCGGCGATCCGGCCGTCGGCGGACTGCGCGGCGCTGACCGCGACGAGCGCCGTGCCGGGCCGCACCGACTCGGCGACGCGCTCCAGCGGCACCTGGCGCACCTTGAGGTCGTCGCGCACATGGAAGGGGTTCACGAGGGACGTGAAGTCGGCCTCGGCGGTCAGCACCTCCGCGCCCTCGGGCAGCGAGGCCGCGATCAGCCCGCTGTAGACGGCGACCGAGGCCCCGGCCGCCACGCGGCGGTCCGGCACCCCGACGATCCGCCCGAACGCGGCCCGTGCGGCCTCCACATCGGCGAACATGTCCTGCGGCTGCCCGGCCGCCACGGACTCGATACCGGCCTTCATCGCGTCGACGGCACGGGCCGGCAGCAGCCCGGTACTCGCGGTGTTCAGATAGGTGTTCTTCGGGGCGAACTCGGTCCGGATGAGGCTCTCGAAGGTCTCCATGTCACCACTGTGGGGCCGGGCGCATCTCACGTCCATTGAGATGTTTTGCGCGCTATCCCCAAGTGATGCTTATGCATGGCAGCTGACCTGCGGTGCGGGTCTCGCGGCCTACTGCGGCACCGCACACCCGTCCGGCCCGCAAGCCTCCGCACCCTCGGCCGCCACGACCTGCAACGGCGCCGGCCGCTCCCCCCACGCCTGGGCGAGAGCCTTCTCGAACACCTCCGCGGACTGCGCTCCGGAGACCCCGTACTTCCGGTCCAGCACGAAGAACGGCACCCCGTTCGCGCCGAGCTCCGCCGCCTCCCGTTCGTCCGCGCGGACGGCGTCGGCGTACGCGCCAGGATCGGCCAGCACCTTGCGGACCGCGTCCTCCTCCAGCCCCGCCTCGACGGCCAGCTCGACCAGATAGGCGTCCGCGTCGGCGTACACGGACCGCTCCTCGGCGAAGTTCGCCCGGTAGAAGGCCTGCAGCAGCTCGCTCTGGCGCCCCTGCTCCTTGGCGAAGTGCAGCAGGCGGTGCATGTCGAAGGTACTGCCGTGATCACGGCCCTCGGCCCGGTAGGCGAGCCCCTCGGCGCCGGCCTGCTCACGGAGGTTGTGCTCGCCGGCCTGGGCCTGCGCCTCGCTCATCCCGTACTTCTTGCTCAGCATGGTGAGGACCGGCTGGATGTCGTCCTTGGCGCGGCCCGGGTCGAGCTCGAAGGAGCGGTGCACCACCTCGACGCCGTCGCGGTGCGGGAAGGCCGCGAGGGCCTTCTCGAAGCGGGCCTTGCCCACGTAGCACCAGGGGCAGGCGATGTCGCTCCAGATCTCGACGCGCATGGTGTCAGCTCTCTCCAGGTCGTACGGGTACGGAGACGGCCTCCGCTTCTACGGTTGGTGAACGTTCAAGCAGCCTGGCTCATTCCCGGCCACGCGCATGCCGGACCGCACATGTTCCCGGCCGCGCTCATGCCCCAGCCGCGCTCACACCCCGGTCACCGTGAAGGGGAGCAGGACGTGGTGGTCTTCCGGGCTGGGCGGGTGCTGCGGGTCGGGGGTCCAGCCCAGGCCGGTACCGAAGGCGCGGGCCCGGTGGTTGTCGAGGTGTACGGAGAGGCCTGCCGCGCGCTTGCCGTCCACCCGCCACGCCTCCACACAGGCCGCGCGCAGGGACCGGCCGGTGCCCGGCGCCACAGGTCGGGATCGACGTGGAACTGCGCGAGGTACACGGTGTCGGCGGGTGCGGCGTCGGCGCGGCGGAAGGAGGCGATGCCGGTGATGCGGCCGCGCTCCACCGCGCACAGCACCTGCCCGTCCGGCCGGTGCCCGGCGCCACAGGTCGGGATCGACGTGGAACTGCGCGAGGTACACGGTGTCGGCGGGTGCGGCGTCGGCGCGGCGGAAGGAGGCGATGCCGGTGATGCGGCCGCGCTCCACCGCGCACAGCACCTGCCCGTCCGGCCGTTCGACGGCGTGCCGCCAGGAGGCGAGCCAGTCCGTGCCGTCCTCGGGGGTGCCGTTCGGGTAGTACCTCGCTCGGGCGCGGGCGTGCAGGGCGGTGATGGCCGGGGCCTCGGCGGGGAGCGCGGCCCTGATCACGCGCGCTCCGGTCACTCGGTCCACACGGTCCTTGATCATGGCGGGGAGGACGTGAGCGGGGGCGGTGTGGTTCCGGGGATTCCTTTCGCCCCCGCCGCCCCTACCCGTCCCGTCTCCAGGGGCGCTGCCCCTTCGACCCCGAGGGGCGGCTTGAGGGGGCGGGCTGTTGGGGGTGGGAGTGGAGGCGGCCCGAGTGCGTGGGTTTGTGCGGGTTCGGTGGGGGTTCTCGCGCCGTTCCCCGCACCTCTGAGAGACGGGGCGCGACCCCCGGCTGCGTCAGCTGCCCTCAGCCGCCGTTTCTCAGGTCCTTCGGCCAGTCCGGGCGGAATTCGATCTCGTCGTAGGTGACCACACAGCCCTCGCCCATCGGGGACTGGGTCATGAAGCCGACCAGGGCGGCGCCGCTCTCCTGCTCGTCGGCGAGGGTGAAGAGACGGACGAAGGTCCACTGCTTGCCGTCACGGGAGGCATGGAAGGCGAAGGCCCGGCCGGTGCGGCTGACCCGCAGCCACACCGAGCTGCCCTCCACGGTGAAGGAGTTGGCGTCGTCCGAATGTCCCCGGGTGACCACCGTGCACACGGTCGGCACGTCCGGCGAGTACTCCAGGCAGAGCTTCGCCCAGGCCCGTTCCCCCACGTGCACGTACAGAACGCCCGCGTCGAACCCGGCGGCGAAACCGACGGTGACCCGGGCGATCAGCTGGAAGTCCCCCTCCGGCGAACCCAGCAGCCGGGGCGCGTCCGAAGCGGGATCCAGGCCCTCGCCGGTGGGCGGCACGAACCGGTCCTGCCGAGGACCGGCCCACCCGGTGAGCACCCCGTCCTCATGGGACCAGTGCCCATCGGGTCCGTATGTGCGCAGAGAGAACGGAAGTTCGGGAATTTCGACGTCCATTGGGGGATTCTCGCAGCTCCCGGACCCCAGCCGCGCCCCTTTGGGGGCACGGGGAACTGCGCGAACGTCCATGACGCACGCGCAGTCCGCACCGAGCCGAACCCCCTACGCCGCTACCGCTCCAGGTGGCCGTTGAACCGCCGCGGCAGCCCCAGCGGGTTCTCGTCCCGCAGCTCCGCCGGAAGCAGCGCCTCGGGCGCCCCCTGGTAGGCCACCGGCCGCAGCCAGCGCTCGATCGCCGTACCGCCCACCGACGTGGACGTGGACGTCGTCGCCGGGTAGGGCCCGCCGTGGTGCTGGGCCGCAGCCACGGCCACACCCGTCGGCCAGCCGTTCACCAGCACCCGCCCGGCCAGCGGCGTCAGCTCGGCCAGCAGCTCCGGCCCACGCCCCTCCCCGGAGGCCTCTGAACCGGACACGTGCACCGTGGCGGTGAGGTTGCCCGGCAGACGGGACAGGACCGACTTGGCCTCGTCCTCGTCCTCGTAGCGCGCCACGACCGTGAGCGGCCCGAAGCACTCCTCCAGGAGCAGGTCGTGCTCGCCCTCGGCCGCCAGCTTGCCGGCGGGGACGGTCAGGAAGCCGGGGCTGACGGTGTGCTCGCCGCCCGCGCCGGCGGTCACCGGCGACTCCACATCGGGCAGCTCGGCGCGCTCGGCGACACCGGCGAGGAAGTTGTCGCGCATCCGGTGGTCCAGCAGGACCCCGGAGCCGACGTCGCTGACCGCGTCGGTGAGCGACTTGAGCAGCCGGTCACCGGCGGCACCGGCGGGCGCCAGCACCAGGCCCGGCTTCACACAGAACTGGCCGACGCCGAGGGTCATGGAGCCGGCGAGGCCGGTGCCGATGGCCTCGGCACGCTCCTCGGCGGCGGCCGCAGTGATCAGGACGGGGTTCAGGGAGCCCAGCTCGCCGTGGAACGGGATCGGCACCGGCCGGGCGGCCGCCGCGTCGAAGAGGGCGCGGCCGCCGCGTACCGAACCGGTGAAGCCGGCGGCGGTGACGAGCGGGTGCTTGACCAGCTCGACGCCTGCCTCGAAGCCGTGGACGAGGCCGAGGACGCCCTCGGGGATGCCGTGCTCGGCGGCGGCCCGGCGCAGCACGATCGCGACCAGCTCGGACAGCGCCGGGTGGTCGGGGTGGGCCTTGACGACGACCGGGCAGCCGGCGGCCAGCGCGCTCGCCGTGTCGCCGCCGGGGACGGAGAAGGCGAAGGGGAAGTTCGAGGCCGAGTAGACGGCGACGACGCCCAGCGGGACCTTGTAGCGGCGCAGGTCGGGGATGGGCGGGGTGGCCGTGTCGTCGGGGTGGTTGATCACCACGTCGAGGAACGCGCCCTCGTCCACGATGTCGGCGAAGGCCCGCAGCTGGTAGCAGGTGCGGGCGAGTTCACCGGTGAGCCGGACCGGGCCGAGCGCGGTCTCCGCGTCGGCGGCCTCGACGAGCTGGTCCTTGGCCGCCTGGAGCTGCTCGGCGGCGGAGCGCAGGAAGGCCGCGCGGACCGTGCGGTCGGCCAGGGAGCCGCGGGCGGCGTGCGCCGCGCGGACGGCGGCGTCCACCTCCTGGGCTGTGGCTTCCACCGCAACCTGCTCGCGCTGCTTCCCGGTTCGGGGGTCGACACTCCAGACTGGTGCTGCTGCCACCGGGGGTTCCTCCACGTATTCCTGAGCGTATTTCTGGGTCCATTCACCAGGGTCGTTCGATATGCTGAACGCTGTCTCTGATGATGAATATGCTGTCTGAGACTATTTCCCGTCGAACGATAGGGGTCAAGGGCGATGTCGGCAGTCGAGACGGGCGGCGGAGCACAGGTCAAGTCGGCGGTGAGGACCGTTGAGCTGCTCGAATACTTCGCCGGGCGCCCCGGAATGCACTCCCTGGCAGCGGTCCAGGAAGCCGTCGGTTACCCCAAGTCGAGCCTGTACATGTTGCTCCGCACCCTCGTGGAGCTGGGCTGGGTCGAGACGGACGCGACGGGCACGCGGTACGGCATCGGCGTACGGGCGCTGCTCGTGGGCACGTCGTACATCGACGGCGACGAAGTGGTGGCGCTGGCCCGGCCTACGCTGGACCGGCTGTCGGACGACACGACGGAGACGATCCACCTGGCCCGTCTCGACGGCACGAACGTCGTCTATCTGGCCACGCGGCAGTCGCAGCACTATCTGCGCCCCTTCACCCGTGTCGGCCGCCGGCTGCCCGCCCACTCCACCTCGCTGGGCAAGGCACTGCTGGCCACCCACACCGACGAGCAGGTCCGCAAGATGCTCCCGGAGACCCTTCCGGCGCTGACGGAGCACACGATCACGGACCGGGAGCAGCTCATCGAGGAGCTGCGCCAGATCCGCGAGCAGGGGTTCTCCGTGGACCGCGAGGAGAACACGCTGGGGCTGCGCTGCTTCGGTGTGGCGATCCCGTACCGCACGCCGGCCCGTGACGCCATCAGCTGCTCGGTCCCGGTGGCCCGGCTGACCCCCGCCCATGAACAACTGGTCAAGGACGCCCTCTTCGACGCGCGCGACCGGCTGACGCTGGCGACGCGGCGGCTCTGAGCCCACGAGGAGCCGGCCCCGGGCCGGGCCGGAACGGGACCCCGAACCGGCTCGGGGGGCAACCCCGGTTTCATGAGGACCCCATGAGAAAACCGGGCGAAGGGAACGATTGATCGCATCCCGCTCGTCGTTCCGGGTGCGATGAACAAGACGATCAGGCGCTCCGCCGTCTTCACCCTGCTGCTCGTGCTCGCCCTGCTGGTGCGGGCGACCTGGGTGCAGTTCTACGAAGGCACGGCGCTCGCGGACGACCAGAACAACCGGCGCAACGTGATCAGGACGTACGCCGACCCGCTGGGGAACATCATCGTGGCGGGCGACTCGGTCACCGGCTCGGCCCGGACGAAGGACAGCGACCTCGCGTACAAGCGCACGTACACGGACGGCGAGCTGTACGCGGCGGTGACGGGCTACGCCTCGCAGGCCTACGCGCCCACGCAGCTGGAGGGCGTCTACCAGGACCTGCTGGACGGCACGGACCTCCGGCTGAAGACCGTGATGGACACGGTCACCGGCAAGCGGGCCGACCCGGGCAATGTGATCACCACGATCGAACCGGCCGTGCAGAAGGCCGCGTTCGATGCGCTCGGCGACAACAAGGGCGCGGCCGTGGCGATCGACCCGAAGACCGGCAGGATCCTCGCGGTGGTGTCGACCCCGTCGTACGACCCGTCCTCCCTCACCGACGCCAACACCGCCGCTGCGGCCTGGAAGAAGCTCAACGCGGACGAGGACAAGCCGCTGACCAACCGGGCGTTGCGCCAGCCGCTGCCGCCGGGGTCGACGTTCAAGCTGGTCGTGGCGGCGGCCGCGCTGGAGGACGGGTTGTACGCGTCGGTGGACACGAGGACGGACAGCCCGGATCCGTACACCCTGCCGGGCACGACGACGGAGCTGTCGAACGAGAACCCGAGCGCGCCCTGCGAGAACGCCACGATCCGTACGGCGCTGCAGTACTCGTGCAACAACGTCTTCGCGAGGATGGCCGTCGCCCTCGGCCAGGACAAGGTGAGGGCGATGGCCGAGAAGTTCGGCTTCGACGACAAGACGCAGGACGTGCCGGTGCGGGCGTACGAGAGCGTCTACCCGTCGGGCATGGACGAGTCCTCCACCGCGCTGACAGGCATCGGCCAGTACGACGTCACCGCGACGCCGCTCCAGATGGCGATGGTGTCTGCGGCGATCGCCAACGGCGGCAGGCTGGTCTCGCCGCACATGGTCTCGCAGATCACCAACGGTGGCGACGATGTCCTGGAGGACTACGACGCCGAGGCGGGCGCGTCGGAGATCATGAGCGCCGGCACCGCCGAACAGTTGCAGTCGGCGATGCGGACGGTCGTCGAGGACGGCACGGGCACGAACGCGCGGATCAGCGGGGTGACCGTGGGCGGCAAGACCGGTACGGCCCAGCACGGCGAGAACAACAGCAAGACGCCGTACGCCTGGTTCACGTCGTTCGGGAAGGCCGACGGCAAGGAGGTCGCTGTCGCGGTCGTCGTGGAGCAGTCGAACGCGGCGCGCTCGGAGGTCAGCGGCAACGGGTTGGCCGCGCCGGTTGCGAAGGCCGTGATGGAGGCGGCGTTGAAGGGGTGATCCGGCGCCGCGCAGAAGCCATCTGAAGAGAGGGGCCGCCCCACTCCCCCCGGGGGCGGCCCCTCGTTTTTCGTCTACCGGCGTTTTCGACTGCCGGCCGTATGCGGCTGATCGCGCGGTTCCCCGCGCCCCCTACGGGGCGCGGTGGTTACTTGACGCCGAACATCTGCTGGATCGGGTTGATCGCGAAGTACACCAGGAACAGGGCCGAGGTGGCCCACAGCAGCCAGTGGATCTCCTTCGCCTTGCCGAGGACCGTCTTGATCAGGACGAAGGCGAGGAAGCCGGCCCCGATGCCGTTGGTGATGGAGTAGGTGAACGGCATGACCGCGATGGTGAGGAACGCGGGGATGGCGATCTCGTACTTGTCCCAGTCGATGTTCTTGACCTGGGTCATCATCAGGAAGCCGACGGCCACGAGCGCGGGTGCGGCGGCCTGCATGGGGACGATGGTCAGCAGCGGGGTGAGGAAGAGAGCCACCGCGAAGAGGCCGCCGGTGATCAGGTTGGAGAAGCCGGTGCGCGCGCCCTCGCCGACGCCGGCCGCGGACTCGATGTAGGAGGTCGCGGAGGACGAGGAGGCGGCGCCGCCCGCGACGGCCGCCGCGCCGTCGATGAGGAGGACCCGCCCGAGGTTCGGGACCTTGCCCTCCTCGTCGAGCAGGCCCGCCTCGGCGGTGATGCCGACGACCGTGCCCATGGTGTCGAAGAAGTCCGACAGCAGCAGGGTGAAGATCAGCAGGACGACCGTGATGACGGTGGTCTCGCCGAACGAGCCGAACAGGCTGAAGTCGCCGATCAGTCCGAACTCGGGGGCGGCGACGATGTCGTCGGGGACCTTCGGGGTGGTCAGGCCCCAGCTCTTGACGTCGGCCACCGAGTTGATCACGATCGCAACGACGGTCATCGTGAGGATGCTGATCAGGATCGCACCCTTCACCTTGCGGGCGAGCAGGCCGATGGTCAGCAGGACACCGAGACAGAAGACCAGGATCGGCCAGCCGGACAGCGCGCCCGTGGCGCCGAGTTGCACCGGCACGGTGGTACCGGCGATGTCCGGGATACGGCTGACGAACCCGGCGTCGACGAAGCCGATGAAGGCGATGAACAGGCCGATGCCGACGCTGATCGCCTGCTTGAGCGGCTGCGGGATGGCGTGCATGACGGCCTCACGCAGGCCCGTGACCACCAGGACGCAGATGAGCAGGCCTTCGAGGACCACCAGGCCCATCGCGTCGGACCAGCTCATCAGCGGGGCTATCTGGAAGGCGACGACCGCGTTGAGGCCGAGGCCGGCGGCGAGCGCGAGCGGCAGGTTGCCGCCGACGCCCATGATGATGGTCATCACCGCGGCCACGAGGGCGGTGGCGGTGACGAGTTCGGCACCGTCCAGGGTGTGGCCGTACTTGTCCTTGGCGTTGCCGAGGATGATGGGATTCAGGACAAGGATGTACGCCATCGTGAAGAACGTGGCGAGGCCGCCTCGTATCTCACGGGCGAAGGTGGATCCCCGGGCGCTGATCTTGAAGAAGCGATCGACGCTGTTCGCCCCGGGTGGCTCGGCTGCGGGCCGGTCGGCCACCTTCTGTGCGTCGGACATGAACGGTGCTCCTAGTGACATGCGTGGACTACGCGCGGATGCTGGCTGGATTGTGTCCCCGTTGAACCTGATTCAGGTTTTCTCCGTGTTACGGAATCGGAATTCTCCCTGCAAGACGGCGGTCGAAGCCGCGTACGAGCACCTTTCACGATCACTGCTACTCTTCCGGATCTCGTCAGGGGTCGGCCCCGGACGATCACATGTCATCCACATGACACGCACAGGCAGCCGGCTCGGCTGCTGTGGCCGCCGCCAGGAGAGAGGTCCCCGTGGGCACTGTCGTCGACGACGCAGCCTCCGTGGAGTTCCACGCCTTCTTCGAACGTCACTATGCCGAACTCTCCCGTCTGGCCCACCTGTTGACCGGTGAGGCCGACGCCGCCGACGACCTGGCCGCGGACGCGTTGCTCGCGATGTGGCACCGCTGGGACCGGGTCCGCGCGGCGGATCATCCGGTGGCGTACGCCCGTGGCATCGTTGCCAATCTGGCCCGCACCCGGATCCGCAGCGCGGTCCGTGAGCGCCGCAGGATCACGCTGTTCTGGTCCCAG
Proteins encoded:
- a CDS encoding maleylpyruvate isomerase family mycothiol-dependent enzyme, with product MTNDHDGVRELLAAWAVGALPPGDRRTVPLHLAGCESCAAEAERLRDTVRLLDGTPGPSAVPGGSVNGSADGVLALALRSRRPRAAEIAHHAAPYAAAVAGLQALVPELDDRWGTPVVHGWDAHATVAHLVAADEHLAVRLGLDTRLPASHIPEGMPAGDAWDRRTADVIAHEHGRTPGETVATWAAQAAALLATPEAGDPELAARPVTVMGLRLPVADHFVVRAFEAWIHTDDIGRALGLPVPPPPDEHLWSLVRLAVRILGPALHAAPPVLFEVTGPTDTSWILGDDTESVRAELTLDPVDFCLLVGGRYAPDEVPRGITGDESAARTVLERAASLAWL
- a CDS encoding RNA polymerase sigma factor, which encodes MVVPVEPTLEQPFTDVELHRRLVYGDESALREAYAAYGGLVRRVAVRVTRSPAAAEDVAQEVFAQLWSRPYGFDARRGSLRTWLSMVAHRRAVDWVRGEARHRKDARADDSALHAIPDAGPGPDEAVVDRELSLLLHTALAELPRPQREVVHLAYFAGRTYRQAAAELGIPEGTAKTRLRSALRKLAESLADPPDPAVVRGA
- a CDS encoding aminotransferase class V-fold PLP-dependent enzyme, with protein sequence METFESLIRTEFAPKNTYLNTASTGLLPARAVDAMKAGIESVAAGQPQDMFADVEAARAAFGRIVGVPDRRVAAGASVAVYSGLIAASLPEGAEVLTAEADFTSLVNPFHVRDDLKVRQVPLERVAESVRPGTALVAVSAAQSADGRIADLDAIREAARAHGARTYVDASQSVGWLPIEADVYDYVVSVAFKWLVCPRGVTFLVVPEDLGGLTPVFAGWVAGQEPWDSCYGPIEELADSARRFDESPSLFSYAGARRSLALIEELGVANVRDHDLALADRFRAGLAGLGHEPVPAPGSAIVSVPGLGHRQAELSRAGVEISDRAGHLRAAFHLYNTRGHVDRLLDVLSD
- a CDS encoding DsbA family oxidoreductase, translating into MRVEIWSDIACPWCYVGKARFEKALAAFPHRDGVEVVHRSFELDPGRAKDDIQPVLTMLSKKYGMSEAQAQAGEHNLREQAGAEGLAYRAEGRDHGSTFDMHRLLHFAKEQGRQSELLQAFYRANFAEERSVYADADAYLVELAVEAGLEEDAVRKVLADPGAYADAVRADEREAAELGANGVPFFVLDRKYGVSGAQSAEVFEKALAQAWGERPAPLQVVAAEGAEACGPDGCAVPQ
- a CDS encoding GNAT family N-acetyltransferase, giving the protein MTGARVIRAALPAEAPAITALHARARARYYPNGTPEDGTDWLASWRHAVERPDGQVLCAVERGRITGIASFRRADAAPADTVYLAQFHVDPDLWRRAPAGRAGAVRGGARPHHRHRLLPPRRRRTRRHRVPRAVPRRSRPVAPGTGRSLRAACVEAWRVDGKRAAGLSVHLDNHRARAFGTGLGWTPDPQHPPSPEDHHVLLPFTVTGV
- a CDS encoding DUF1349 domain-containing protein encodes the protein MDVEIPELPFSLRTYGPDGHWSHEDGVLTGWAGPRQDRFVPPTGEGLDPASDAPRLLGSPEGDFQLIARVTVGFAAGFDAGVLYVHVGERAWAKLCLEYSPDVPTVCTVVTRGHSDDANSFTVEGSSVWLRVSRTGRAFAFHASRDGKQWTFVRLFTLADEQESGAALVGFMTQSPMGEGCVVTYDEIEFRPDWPKDLRNGG
- a CDS encoding aldehyde dehydrogenase (NADP(+)), which codes for MAAAPVWSVDPRTGKQREQVAVEATAQEVDAAVRAAHAARGSLADRTVRAAFLRSAAEQLQAAKDQLVEAADAETALGPVRLTGELARTCYQLRAFADIVDEGAFLDVVINHPDDTATPPIPDLRRYKVPLGVVAVYSASNFPFAFSVPGGDTASALAAGCPVVVKAHPDHPALSELVAIVLRRAAAEHGIPEGVLGLVHGFEAGVELVKHPLVTAAGFTGSVRGGRALFDAAAARPVPIPFHGELGSLNPVLITAAAAEERAEAIGTGLAGSMTLGVGQFCVKPGLVLAPAGAAGDRLLKSLTDAVSDVGSGVLLDHRMRDNFLAGVAERAELPDVESPVTAGAGGEHTVSPGFLTVPAGKLAAEGEHDLLLEECFGPLTVVARYEDEDEAKSVLSRLPGNLTATVHVSGSEASGEGRGPELLAELTPLAGRVLVNGWPTGVAVAAAQHHGGPYPATTSTSTSVGGTAIERWLRPVAYQGAPEALLPAELRDENPLGLPRRFNGHLER
- a CDS encoding IclR family transcriptional regulator — protein: MSAVETGGGAQVKSAVRTVELLEYFAGRPGMHSLAAVQEAVGYPKSSLYMLLRTLVELGWVETDATGTRYGIGVRALLVGTSYIDGDEVVALARPTLDRLSDDTTETIHLARLDGTNVVYLATRQSQHYLRPFTRVGRRLPAHSTSLGKALLATHTDEQVRKMLPETLPALTEHTITDREQLIEELRQIREQGFSVDREENTLGLRCFGVAIPYRTPARDAISCSVPVARLTPAHEQLVKDALFDARDRLTLATRRL
- a CDS encoding peptidoglycan D,D-transpeptidase FtsI family protein gives rise to the protein MNKTIRRSAVFTLLLVLALLVRATWVQFYEGTALADDQNNRRNVIRTYADPLGNIIVAGDSVTGSARTKDSDLAYKRTYTDGELYAAVTGYASQAYAPTQLEGVYQDLLDGTDLRLKTVMDTVTGKRADPGNVITTIEPAVQKAAFDALGDNKGAAVAIDPKTGRILAVVSTPSYDPSSLTDANTAAAAWKKLNADEDKPLTNRALRQPLPPGSTFKLVVAAAALEDGLYASVDTRTDSPDPYTLPGTTTELSNENPSAPCENATIRTALQYSCNNVFARMAVALGQDKVRAMAEKFGFDDKTQDVPVRAYESVYPSGMDESSTALTGIGQYDVTATPLQMAMVSAAIANGGRLVSPHMVSQITNGGDDVLEDYDAEAGASEIMSAGTAEQLQSAMRTVVEDGTGTNARISGVTVGGKTGTAQHGENNSKTPYAWFTSFGKADGKEVAVAVVVEQSNAARSEVSGNGLAAPVAKAVMEAALKG
- a CDS encoding NCS2 family permease, encoding MSDAQKVADRPAAEPPGANSVDRFFKISARGSTFAREIRGGLATFFTMAYILVLNPIILGNAKDKYGHTLDGAELVTATALVAAVMTIIMGVGGNLPLALAAGLGLNAVVAFQIAPLMSWSDAMGLVVLEGLLICVLVVTGLREAVMHAIPQPLKQAISVGIGLFIAFIGFVDAGFVSRIPDIAGTTVPVQLGATGALSGWPILVFCLGVLLTIGLLARKVKGAILISILTMTVVAIVINSVADVKSWGLTTPKVPDDIVAAPEFGLIGDFSLFGSFGETTVITVVLLIFTLLLSDFFDTMGTVVGITAEAGLLDEEGKVPNLGRVLLIDGAAAVAGGAASSSSATSYIESAAGVGEGARTGFSNLITGGLFAVALFLTPLLTIVPMQAAAPALVAVGFLMMTQVKNIDWDKYEIAIPAFLTIAVMPFTYSITNGIGAGFLAFVLIKTVLGKAKEIHWLLWATSALFLVYFAINPIQQMFGVK